The Psychrobacter sp. LV10R520-6 genome includes a region encoding these proteins:
- a CDS encoding IS5 family transposase, whose translation MLKDEHWTRLRPILLELNIYDKGNLRLTVEGVLYRMRVGCPWRDLPAYFGKPNTVYKAYQRWFRSNKLIALFALLIKDSDLEWVFIDGTHIKAHQHSSGGNEVAQAISKSVAGRATKIHLAVDAHGNPITFILSDGTTHDVKLAPDLIDKIDLSDTDILCADKGYDSETLREYIKQAGSWDNIPRKRNTKSSNDHMDWDLYKARHLVENAFAKLKQYRAVATRFDKLKQSYENTVALACAYIWLKL comes from the coding sequence ATGCTCAAAGATGAACACTGGACAAGATTAAGACCTATCTTACTAGAACTTAATATCTATGACAAAGGAAATCTTAGACTAACCGTTGAAGGCGTGTTGTATCGTATGCGTGTTGGCTGTCCTTGGCGCGACTTACCCGCTTACTTTGGCAAGCCCAATACTGTCTATAAGGCATATCAGCGTTGGTTTCGCAGCAATAAGTTGATTGCTCTGTTTGCTTTATTAATCAAAGACTCAGACCTTGAATGGGTGTTTATAGATGGTACTCATATTAAAGCGCATCAGCACAGTAGCGGGGGTAATGAAGTGGCGCAAGCCATCAGTAAGAGTGTGGCAGGTCGCGCCACCAAAATTCACTTAGCAGTCGATGCTCATGGTAACCCCATCACCTTTATTCTATCGGATGGCACTACCCATGACGTTAAGTTAGCACCAGACTTAATTGATAAGATAGATTTAAGCGATACAGACATTCTATGCGCCGATAAAGGCTATGATTCTGAGACGCTACGAGAATACATCAAGCAAGCAGGGAGCTGGGATAATATCCCTCGAAAACGAAACACTAAGTCCTCTAACGACCATATGGACTGGGATTTGTATAAAGCACGGCATCTAGTAGAAAACGCCTTTGCTAAGCTAAAACAGTATAGGGCGGTTGCCACCAGATTTGATAAGCTCAAGCAGAGTTATGAGAATACAGTAGCTCTCGCTTGCGCTTATATCTGGCTGAAATTATGA
- a CDS encoding IS630 family transposase, with the protein MYQSKLTSYIKDGFPIVYMDESGFEHETMRPYGYAPIGSPCIDSYNWQAKARTNVIGALYGKVLFALDCLKTNINGDIFYGWCKNILIPSLKTKCVIVMDNASFHKRVKKLLNRHGHRLLFLPPYSPDLNPIEKKWAQVKFLRQGWMENDLSKLFYDIHPRHNSFVVN; encoded by the coding sequence ATCTATCAGAGTAAGCTTACGTCCTACATCAAAGATGGGTTTCCCATTGTATACATGGACGAGAGTGGCTTTGAGCATGAAACCATGCGTCCTTATGGTTACGCGCCTATTGGCAGTCCTTGCATCGACAGCTACAATTGGCAAGCCAAAGCTAGAACCAATGTCATTGGTGCTTTATATGGCAAAGTGCTGTTTGCACTTGATTGCCTTAAGACTAACATCAATGGAGACATATTTTATGGCTGGTGCAAAAACATACTAATTCCAAGTCTTAAAACTAAGTGCGTGATCGTTATGGATAACGCGAGCTTTCACAAACGAGTAAAAAAACTGCTTAATAGGCACGGTCATCGATTATTATTTCTACCACCATACAGCCCTGATTTAAATCCTATTGAGAAGAAGTGGGCTCAAGTAAAGTTTCTACGGCAAGGATGGATGGAAAACGACTTATCTAAATTGTTTTATGATATTCATCCAAGGCATAACTCTTTTGTAGTGAATTGA
- a CDS encoding TetR/AcrR family transcriptional regulator, translated as MDSHSKNLPADKRRAVTIESVVELAGTQNPSKITTAAIAKHMNLTQGALFRHFPNKEAIWQAVMEWVAERLLARIDKSTEGIESPLLAMKAMFMSHIEFVVEHPGVPRMIFGELQRAESTPAKCMVQTLIQRYGERLHHLIDKGKTSGELSSSLDSEAAATLFIGTIQGLVMQSMLVGDVRRMQRDAPRVFAIYMRGIRGAQ; from the coding sequence ATGGATTCCCATTCAAAAAATCTACCGGCCGATAAACGCCGTGCCGTAACTATCGAATCTGTCGTGGAGCTCGCCGGTACACAAAACCCAAGCAAGATTACTACTGCAGCTATCGCTAAACACATGAACTTGACTCAAGGGGCGCTGTTTCGGCATTTCCCGAACAAGGAAGCAATTTGGCAAGCGGTCATGGAATGGGTAGCAGAGCGCCTACTGGCTAGAATTGATAAATCTACAGAAGGAATTGAGTCGCCTTTGTTGGCTATGAAAGCGATGTTCATGAGTCATATCGAGTTCGTGGTCGAGCATCCCGGTGTACCGAGAATGATTTTTGGAGAACTTCAGCGTGCCGAATCGACACCAGCCAAGTGTATGGTGCAAACCTTGATTCAGCGTTACGGCGAACGCTTGCATCATCTTATCGACAAAGGTAAGACCAGCGGCGAGCTTTCATCATCCCTTGATAGTGAAGCGGCGGCAACACTATTTATTGGTACCATCCAAGGTTTGGTGATGCAATCGATGTTGGTAGGTGATGTCCGCCGTATGCAACGCGATGCACCGCGAGTTTTTGCGATTTACATGCGTGGCATAAGGGGTGCTCAATGA
- a CDS encoding ABC transporter ATP-binding protein, which yields MTKKGILIENLSKRFGKGDTAVYALKDVNMQVAPGEVVGLIGPSGSGKSTLLKCLGAVIAPSAGRMTLGDEVIYDDGWKVRDLRALRRDKIGFVFQSPYLIPFLDVTDNVALLPMLAGISNTKARARALELLTALDVHHRAQAMPSQLSGGEQQRVAIARGLVNQPPVILTDEPTAALDGVRAMAVIRIINDMARQFETAIIVVTHDEKIIPTFKRIYHIRDGVTHEEVGEGRGFE from the coding sequence ATGACTAAAAAAGGAATACTCATCGAAAACCTAAGCAAGCGCTTTGGCAAAGGTGACACGGCGGTTTACGCCTTAAAGGATGTGAATATGCAGGTTGCGCCAGGTGAGGTTGTCGGCTTGATCGGCCCTTCTGGTTCAGGCAAGAGCACGCTGTTAAAGTGTCTGGGCGCGGTGATTGCTCCAAGCGCCGGTCGTATGACGTTAGGCGATGAAGTCATCTACGACGATGGTTGGAAAGTTCGTGATCTACGCGCTTTGCGCCGTGACAAAATTGGTTTTGTCTTTCAATCCCCTTACCTGATTCCATTTCTCGATGTCACTGACAATGTAGCCCTGCTACCGATGCTCGCAGGTATCTCAAATACAAAGGCACGAGCGAGGGCATTGGAGTTACTCACGGCACTTGATGTGCATCACCGAGCTCAAGCCATGCCCTCACAACTCTCCGGTGGCGAGCAGCAACGGGTTGCCATTGCGCGTGGATTAGTCAACCAGCCACCGGTGATTCTGACGGATGAACCAACCGCTGCTCTTGATGGTGTGCGCGCTATGGCCGTCATTCGCATCATCAACGACATGGCTCGGCAGTTCGAGACTGCCATCATCGTAGTCACGCATGATGAAAAAATCATTCCCACTTTCAAGCGTATTTACCACATCCGTGACGGTGTCACCCACGAGGAAGTTGGTGAAGGAAGAGGTTTCGAATAA
- a CDS encoding IS630 transposase-related protein yields MTYSLDFRKQVLKSLDDGMTYAQAVEFYDLSPTTIQNWKRRIHSKATRQTKPHKIIDDVLLNDVKEYPDDYQYERARRLNCSSTGIHSALKRLKISKKKDLRASQSLSNQASNLSE; encoded by the coding sequence ATGACTTATTCACTAGATTTTCGCAAACAAGTTCTCAAAAGCTTAGATGACGGCATGACCTATGCTCAAGCGGTTGAGTTTTACGATCTTAGCCCAACCACCATACAGAACTGGAAGAGACGTATCCACAGTAAAGCAACAAGACAAACCAAGCCTCATAAAATAATAGATGACGTTTTACTCAATGATGTTAAAGAATATCCTGATGATTACCAATATGAGCGAGCCCGTCGACTAAACTGTAGCTCAACAGGCATTCACAGCGCCTTAAAAAGGCTGAAGATTAGCAAAAAAAAAGACCTTAGAGCATCCCAAAGCCTGTCCAATCAAGCGAGCAATCTATCAGAGTAA
- a CDS encoding ABC transporter permease yields MISLAGRDILHAWGKFVFTGIGLGLLIGVTLVMAGVYRGMVDDGKALLDNSGADLWVVQKDTLGPYAESSSINDDVYRTILAMPGVAEAANVTYLTTQVHKGESDVRAMVVGIAPGELGATPGWPPYLVAGRQITRSHYEAVADIATGFKLGDSLAIRRNHYTVVGLTRRMVSSSGDPMVFIPLKDAQEAQFLKSNYAIWQSRRRTEANQAFNRPGVPGLLDAVIASQSTNSSVNAVLVTLKSGYAQNEVAESIQRWKLLTVYTRAQMEGILVGKLIATSAKQIGMFLVILAIVSAAIVAFIIYSLTMDKIREIAVLKLIGTRNRTIAAMIMQQALALGVIGFVVGKITATFAAPLFPKYVLLTPMDSVIGFFAVLVICILASIIAIRMALKVDPAEAIG; encoded by the coding sequence ATGATCAGCTTAGCTGGTCGCGATATTCTTCATGCTTGGGGAAAGTTCGTCTTTACCGGTATTGGTCTGGGTCTGCTGATCGGCGTCACCCTCGTTATGGCCGGAGTTTACCGGGGCATGGTGGACGATGGCAAAGCCTTACTCGATAACAGTGGCGCTGATCTTTGGGTGGTGCAAAAGGATACACTGGGTCCCTATGCGGAGTCGTCTAGCATCAACGATGACGTGTATCGAACCATCCTTGCCATGCCGGGCGTCGCCGAAGCAGCGAACGTGACCTACCTAACCACACAAGTACATAAGGGCGAGAGTGATGTACGTGCCATGGTAGTTGGCATTGCGCCTGGCGAGTTGGGAGCCACACCTGGATGGCCTCCTTATCTCGTTGCTGGCCGCCAAATCACGCGCAGTCACTACGAGGCGGTGGCCGACATCGCTACCGGCTTTAAATTGGGAGATTCTCTAGCTATTCGTCGCAATCATTACACTGTTGTGGGGCTAACACGGCGCATGGTATCGTCTAGTGGTGACCCGATGGTATTTATTCCGCTCAAGGATGCCCAAGAAGCCCAGTTTCTCAAAAGTAACTACGCCATTTGGCAAAGCCGGCGGCGCACTGAAGCCAATCAAGCCTTTAATCGTCCCGGTGTTCCGGGTTTGCTAGATGCTGTGATTGCTTCACAGAGCACCAACTCGTCCGTCAATGCCGTACTGGTCACACTGAAATCTGGCTATGCACAGAACGAAGTAGCTGAATCCATCCAGCGCTGGAAGCTTTTAACGGTCTACACGCGGGCACAGATGGAAGGCATCCTCGTCGGCAAGCTAATCGCTACCTCGGCTAAGCAGATCGGCATGTTTCTAGTAATTTTAGCCATTGTTAGCGCGGCTATTGTTGCTTTCATCATCTATTCGCTGACCATGGACAAAATCCGCGAAATCGCGGTATTGAAGCTCATCGGCACCCGTAACCGAACTATCGCTGCGATGATCATGCAGCAGGCGCTTGCACTAGGTGTGATTGGCTTCGTGGTTGGCAAGATCACGGCCACTTTCGCCGCACCGCTGTTTCCCAAGTATGTGCTGCTCACGCCAATGGATTCCGTGATTGGTTTTTTTGCCGTGCTTGTAATTTGCATACTTGCCAGTATTATCGCCATTCGTATGGCACTCAAGGTCGATCCGGCCGAAGCGATAGGATAA
- the thrC gene encoding threonine synthase has product MKYISTRGQTEPMDFSDVLLMGLAPDGGLMLPEHYPHIDRAVLDEWRTLSYPELAMAIMQRFATDIPAADLQDIIERTYTTEIFGNAEITPVRKLENDIHILGLSNGPTLAFKDVAMQFLGNAFEYVLKKKEARITIIGATSGDTGSAAEYALRGKDNIEIFMLSPHGKMSEFQRAQMYSLTDDNIHNIAIDGMFDDCQDIVKVLQQDAEFKAAYNLGTVNSINWGRILAQIVYYFKAYFAVTTSNDEQVSFSIPSGNFGNICAGHIAREMGLPIGRLIVATNENDVLNDFFNKGAYQPRPTDQTHITSSPSMDISKASNFERFVYLLLDKDSARVHELFEGVKSGQGFDLSDLMEAVNSRYGFAAGKSTHSDRLQTIKALYEQQGELVDPHTADGIKVAKELQRDGETIICAETALPVKFAETIIEAIGQIDIARPAHTEGLEDLPQYVVILDNKAELVAEQIRQYVKANPA; this is encoded by the coding sequence ATGAAATATATTAGTACCCGTGGTCAAACTGAGCCAATGGACTTTAGTGATGTGCTATTAATGGGGCTTGCTCCTGATGGTGGCCTAATGCTGCCTGAGCATTATCCGCATATTGATAGAGCTGTACTTGATGAATGGCGCACTCTCAGCTATCCAGAGCTTGCGATGGCAATTATGCAACGTTTTGCCACTGATATCCCTGCTGCTGATTTACAAGATATTATTGAACGTACTTATACTACTGAGATATTTGGCAACGCTGAGATTACCCCTGTTCGCAAGCTTGAAAATGATATTCACATTTTAGGCTTATCTAATGGTCCTACTTTAGCCTTTAAAGATGTCGCGATGCAATTTCTAGGCAATGCCTTTGAATATGTGCTGAAGAAAAAAGAGGCGCGTATTACCATTATTGGTGCGACCAGTGGTGATACCGGCAGTGCGGCGGAATATGCGCTACGAGGTAAAGACAATATTGAAATCTTTATGCTGTCACCGCATGGCAAAATGAGTGAGTTTCAACGGGCGCAGATGTATAGCTTGACTGATGATAATATCCATAATATTGCTATTGATGGTATGTTCGATGATTGCCAAGATATTGTCAAAGTTTTGCAGCAAGATGCTGAATTTAAAGCGGCCTACAATTTAGGAACGGTTAACTCTATTAATTGGGGACGCATATTAGCGCAAATTGTTTATTACTTTAAAGCTTACTTCGCAGTAACAACAAGCAATGATGAGCAGGTTAGCTTTAGCATACCATCAGGCAACTTTGGTAATATTTGTGCTGGACATATTGCCCGCGAAATGGGGTTGCCGATTGGACGTTTAATAGTCGCTACCAATGAAAACGATGTGCTCAATGACTTTTTCAATAAAGGGGCCTATCAGCCGCGTCCGACTGATCAAACTCATATAACCTCCAGCCCATCAATGGATATCTCTAAAGCGTCCAACTTTGAGCGTTTTGTTTATCTACTGCTAGATAAAGACAGTGCACGGGTTCATGAATTATTTGAAGGCGTGAAGTCAGGTCAGGGTTTTGATTTGTCTGATCTGATGGAAGCGGTCAATTCTCGTTATGGCTTTGCTGCGGGTAAATCTACCCATAGTGACCGTCTGCAAACTATAAAAGCGCTCTATGAGCAACAAGGTGAGCTGGTTGATCCACATACCGCTGATGGCATCAAAGTGGCTAAAGAGTTACAACGAGACGGCGAAACTATCATTTGCGCGGAGACAGCGCTGCCGGTTAAATTTGCCGAGACTATTATTGAAGCTATTGGACAAATAGACATTGCACGTCCTGCCCATACAGAAGGGCTAGAGGATTTGCCACAGTACGTGGTGATTTTAGATAATAAGGCTGAGCTGGTCGCTGAACAAATCCGTCAGTACGTCAAAGCAAACCCAGCTTAA
- a CDS encoding efflux RND transporter periplasmic adaptor subunit: protein MKKLPIQGRTLALLAVIIPLLALFIYVGLRSGPLAPVAVTVESVKSGAIRPALFGIGTVESRYTYKIGPTFAGRVKSLDVQVGDQVKAGQILGGMETVDLDDQVRSQESVLKRAEAVLQESRAQQAYAQTQLNRYEQLLVVQAVSEESVATKKQELQIANADLSVAQADLARAHSDLEGFIAQRSNLRLVAPVDGVVAVRDADPGTTIVAGQAVVEVIDPKSLWINARFDQINASGLAAGLPTRIVLRSRSGQTLKGSVLRVELKADAVTEEMLAKVTFDNQPDPLPSIGELAEVTVDLPALPVVPLISNAAVQREGDKVGVWQIVNGDLHFSPIKLGAFDLNGYVQVLEGLNKGDQVVTYSEEALKVGSRIHVVDRISGVSP, encoded by the coding sequence ATGAAGAAGTTGCCCATACAAGGACGAACTTTGGCGCTACTTGCCGTCATCATTCCGTTGCTAGCACTCTTCATTTATGTCGGTCTACGATCAGGGCCGCTCGCCCCTGTCGCGGTGACAGTAGAAAGTGTGAAGTCAGGCGCAATCAGACCAGCACTGTTCGGCATTGGCACAGTAGAGTCACGTTATACCTATAAGATTGGACCGACATTTGCAGGTCGCGTTAAGAGCTTGGATGTGCAAGTGGGAGATCAAGTAAAAGCGGGACAAATACTTGGTGGGATGGAGACAGTCGATCTCGATGATCAGGTGCGCTCGCAAGAATCTGTGCTCAAGCGAGCAGAAGCGGTGTTACAAGAGTCAAGAGCTCAGCAAGCCTACGCGCAAACACAGTTAAATCGCTATGAGCAATTATTGGTTGTGCAAGCGGTCAGTGAGGAGAGCGTCGCCACAAAAAAACAGGAACTACAGATCGCTAATGCTGACCTATCCGTCGCTCAGGCAGACCTTGCTCGAGCACACTCCGACCTCGAAGGATTCATCGCGCAGAGAAGTAATCTACGCCTAGTCGCGCCGGTCGATGGGGTGGTTGCCGTGCGCGATGCTGATCCCGGCACCACGATCGTCGCAGGGCAGGCAGTGGTAGAGGTAATAGACCCCAAAAGTTTATGGATCAATGCGCGTTTCGACCAAATCAATGCATCGGGGTTAGCTGCAGGCTTACCGACTCGTATCGTCCTGCGCTCGCGCAGCGGCCAAACCTTGAAAGGTAGCGTGCTGCGTGTGGAGCTCAAGGCCGACGCGGTAACCGAGGAGATGCTCGCCAAGGTGACCTTCGATAATCAACCGGACCCTTTGCCGTCAATAGGCGAACTGGCAGAAGTCACAGTTGACTTACCGGCGCTCCCGGTCGTTCCTCTTATCTCCAACGCTGCCGTCCAGCGTGAGGGGGACAAGGTCGGTGTCTGGCAGATAGTGAATGGTGATCTGCATTTTTCCCCAATCAAGCTCGGTGCATTCGACCTCAATGGCTATGTGCAGGTGCTCGAAGGGCTCAACAAAGGTGACCAAGTCGTAACCTATAGCGAAGAGGCATTGAAGGTGGGCAGTCGTATCCATGTAGTCGATCGCATTTCAGGAGTGTCACCATGA
- a CDS encoding IS5 family transposase, translating into MPRTMLKDEHWTRLRPILLELNIYDKGNLRLTVEGVLYRMRVGCPWRDLPAYFGKPNTVYKAYQRWFRSNKLIQLFALLIKDSDLEWVFIDGTHIKAHQHSNGRNETAQAISKSVAGRATKIHLAVDAHGNPLTFILSDGTTHDVKVAPDLVDKFVFLQNWRATIIPTLAVPVVLLGTFAVLYIAGFSINVLTMFAMVLSIGLLVDDAIVVVENVERLLEEDQDISIKDATIQSMGEISKIVVGIALILSAVFVPMAFFGGSTGVIYRQFAITLITSMVLSALVALIFTPALCVTLLKRSKSHEKGNSENQKGFFGWFNRSFTKTSQSYEKFVGKSFRFKWLYLIVYAAIIGIMAVVFLRIPGSFLPEEDQGIMFTAVQLPAGSTLNETQAVLDKVSAYYSGQEPDNVASAFTIAGFSFVGQGQNVGIAFVKLNDWADRKGEENTARAVSDRAQGYFFTQINEATVFNIIPPAISGLGNSSGFDLMLQDSGNVGHEGLLEARNMLLGMAAQNDKVAGVRPNGQEDAPQLKIDINQEQAAAYGLSMANINSVISTAWGSSYINDFVDRGRVKRVFVQGEPSSRTNPDDIGKWYVRNDSNEMISFDAFSSSKWETGSPGLTRYNSLASMNIQGSAAPGLSTGEAMDAMEAMVEQLPEGISYEWTGLSLEEQKSGAQAPMLYAISILVVFLCLAALYESWSVPFSVLLVIPLGVLGAVLFTWFRDFSNDIYLQVGLLTVVGLSAKNAILIIEFARDHQEAGYSLTEAVMTAARQRLRPIIMTSLAFGLGVVPLFLANGPGSGSQNAIGTSVVGGVITATLLGIFFIPMFYIWVRSAFPHKYENNKPNDKDDSNGTPDSHNPMPSDNYQPANLGGNT; encoded by the coding sequence ATGCCTCGCACAATGCTCAAAGATGAACACTGGACAAGACTAAGACCTATCTTACTAGAACTTAATATCTATGACAAAGGAAATCTTAGACTAACCGTTGAAGGTGTGCTTTATCGTATGCGTGTGGGCTGTCCTTGGCGTGATCTGCCAGCTTATTTTGGTAAGCCCAACACTGTCTATAAGGCATATCAGCGTTGGTTTCGCAGTAATAAGTTGATTCAACTGTTTGCTTTATTAATCAAAGACTCAGACCTTGAATGGGTGTTTATAGATGGTACTCATATCAAAGCACACCAGCATAGCAATGGTCGTAATGAGACTGCGCAAGCCATCAGTAAAAGTGTCGCAGGACGCGCGACCAAGATTCACTTAGCAGTCGATGCTCATGGTAATCCACTCACTTTTATTTTATCAGATGGTACAACCCACGATGTTAAAGTCGCACCTGACTTAGTAGACAAGTTCGTCTTTTTACAGAACTGGCGTGCGACTATTATTCCAACGCTTGCCGTACCTGTGGTACTACTGGGTACTTTTGCAGTACTGTATATCGCAGGGTTTAGTATTAACGTACTGACTATGTTTGCCATGGTACTCTCCATCGGTCTGTTGGTTGATGATGCCATTGTCGTGGTAGAAAATGTCGAGCGGTTATTGGAAGAAGACCAAGATATCTCTATCAAAGACGCTACGATACAATCGATGGGTGAGATTAGTAAAATCGTTGTGGGTATCGCCCTTATCCTATCAGCGGTATTCGTCCCGATGGCATTCTTCGGCGGCTCAACTGGGGTAATCTATCGTCAGTTCGCCATTACCTTGATTACCAGTATGGTGCTGTCGGCGCTAGTTGCGCTTATCTTTACCCCTGCTCTATGTGTGACCTTGCTAAAACGTAGTAAAAGCCATGAAAAAGGCAATAGCGAAAATCAAAAAGGCTTCTTTGGTTGGTTTAACCGCTCTTTTACCAAAACCAGTCAATCTTATGAAAAGTTTGTCGGTAAAAGTTTCCGTTTTAAATGGCTGTATCTGATTGTTTATGCCGCGATTATCGGTATTATGGCAGTGGTATTCTTGCGTATTCCTGGCTCATTTTTACCAGAAGAAGATCAGGGCATTATGTTTACCGCGGTACAACTGCCTGCTGGTTCGACACTGAATGAAACGCAAGCGGTACTGGATAAAGTGAGCGCTTATTATAGTGGTCAAGAACCAGATAATGTAGCTTCAGCGTTTACCATCGCGGGCTTTAGTTTTGTTGGACAAGGACAAAACGTCGGTATTGCCTTCGTAAAATTAAATGACTGGGCAGATCGTAAAGGTGAAGAAAATACAGCGCGGGCAGTCTCTGATCGTGCACAGGGTTACTTCTTTACCCAAATCAACGAAGCGACTGTTTTTAATATTATACCGCCAGCGATTAGTGGGCTTGGTAACTCTAGTGGCTTTGACTTGATGCTCCAAGATTCCGGTAACGTCGGGCACGAAGGTCTGTTAGAGGCACGCAATATGCTGCTCGGTATGGCCGCTCAAAACGATAAAGTAGCCGGCGTACGTCCAAACGGACAAGAAGATGCGCCGCAGCTTAAAATTGATATCAACCAAGAACAAGCTGCTGCTTATGGTTTGTCGATGGCAAACATCAATAGCGTGATTTCAACCGCATGGGGGTCAAGTTATATCAATGACTTCGTTGACCGTGGTCGTGTCAAACGCGTGTTTGTACAAGGTGAGCCTAGTAGCCGTACCAATCCTGATGATATCGGTAAATGGTATGTCCGTAATGACAGCAACGAGATGATCTCATTTGATGCTTTCTCTAGTAGTAAATGGGAAACCGGTTCACCGGGTCTCACGCGCTATAACAGTTTAGCGTCAATGAATATCCAAGGTAGCGCCGCCCCTGGTCTTAGTACTGGTGAAGCGATGGATGCCATGGAAGCCATGGTTGAACAGCTACCAGAAGGCATCAGTTACGAATGGACTGGTCTATCATTAGAGGAGCAAAAGTCAGGTGCTCAAGCACCGATGCTGTACGCTATCTCAATCTTAGTGGTATTCTTATGTCTTGCTGCTCTGTATGAGAGCTGGTCAGTTCCATTCTCAGTACTATTGGTCATTCCACTTGGGGTATTGGGGGCGGTGCTATTTACTTGGTTCCGTGACTTCTCCAATGACATTTACTTACAAGTCGGTCTACTCACGGTGGTCGGGCTATCAGCCAAAAACGCCATCTTGATTATCGAGTTTGCGAGGGATCACCAAGAGGCAGGTTATAGTCTCACAGAGGCCGTCATGACAGCAGCGCGTCAACGCTTACGTCCTATTATTATGACCTCGCTTGCCTTTGGACTAGGTGTTGTGCCATTATTCTTAGCAAACGGTCCAGGTTCAGGCAGTCAAAATGCTATCGGTACCAGTGTTGTCGGTGGTGTGATAACCGCCACACTCTTAGGCATCTTCTTTATTCCGATGTTTTACATCTGGGTACGTAGTGCGTTCCCGCACAAATACGAGAACAACAAACCAAACGATAAAGATGATAGCAACGGTACGCCTGACTCGCACAACCCAATGCCTTCTGATAATTATCAACCTGCAAACCTTGGAGGCAATACATAA